CACCGGGCTGGTGGGGGTCCAGGACTCCGGGCACCCGGACCAAGCATAGACAGTGCTGGTATGTGCGAGCACTCGAGGCCAAATGGTCCAGGCACCCCAAACACAAGAGGTACTAAGCACCAGGGATCACCAGGCTTCCAAGGGTCCAAGACCCCGGGCAGCTGGACTAACCCGAGAGTTGGCCACCACTCCATGCACCGAGGGGTCCAAGAAGCCCAGGCACCCGGACATTTGGGTGAGGTCACTTTTCTTTTGAAAGTCCATGCCGAAATGAAAGAATAATTTGGGGAGGTGGTGTATATGGAAATGGCTTGAGTTCCCTAACTCCCTAGTCTCAGcaacccctcttaatagtacggtttATTCTATGACTCAAAATCAACCGAAAAACTTTTCGAGCCATCGAAGAACACCATCTTTTGCCCCTCTTAAATAAGGGTCCACCGGAGTCCGTACACAAATAAGAGATACCAATGTTCTGGGATATACTTGACAACCGACATTAGATCCCGCTAACCCTATTATAATCAAGACAAAAATCGTAACTGAGTGACAATGCACTTTCACTCCATACCAATGGCAAACGTAGAGACGATGACTCTCTTAGTTTAACTTGCACTGTAGCATGTAAATCTGGGGCATGAAAACAAATACTCCCTCTATAAACAAATATTCCCTCCACCCAAAAAAAATTAGTGCTaaatacatccatttgagcgacaactaatTTTGGACAAAGGGAGTTTAAGacatcttatatttgtttacaaaGAGAGTTGTATTTTTCTCGGAAAAAGAGAGAGCGGtattagggcatctccaatggtGACCCGCAAATTTTCTCCGACATCCGTCCGTGGATAGGGGGACCAGTCCACGGGCACGAATGCAGGAGGCGGCCATCCAACACTGCCTACGTACATTTCAAGCCGGGTTTCAACTATCCGGACGAAATTCATGAAAACACGGCGGATTTCATCAAAGTTCCGATAGGAAGTAGCACAAATCATCCATACATAGCATGCAAATAAGTCTAGTACAACAATAGCTCAAATTTAACGAGATTAACCGATGTTTAACAAGTTTTTCTTGAACGGATCATGTCGTCCCACACATGCTGCCCCTTCAGCTTCATCGAACAATGTATGCGCGTAGATGCCCGTCCCTCTTTCCTATGGTTCATCACAACGGTGGTTACGGGCTACACAATGTGTCGAGCAACATTGGATGAATGAATGAATCAATCAACAAATTGAGCAAGAAGCAAAACTTACAATCTCCTCGGCTAACGCATGCAATGGCCACCTTACCTCCAGCATATCAAACACGTGACAAAACTTGATGACGGTGGTCTGGATGGCATATTGCTACTTCTtaagcttgcgttgatttttcccttgaagaggaaagggtgacggAGCAAactagagataagtatttcccttagttaagaaccaaggtatcaaccaagtaggaggcacaagcaagtctccaatatatgcacctgcacaaactaacaaacacttgcacacaatgcgaaaaaggggttgtcaatcccttcatggtcatgaacaagagtgagatctaatagagatatgtataaaagataaataaaaggcaaaatgaagtaaatataaataaattgcagcaaggtatttttgggtttttggttttatagatatgaaaatatatgatggaaaatagacccgggggccatcagtttcactagaggcttctctcttgaataaatcatacagtgggtaaacaaattactgttgagaaattgatagaaaagcacaaagttatgacgatatctatgGCAATGaccatgaatataggcatcacgtctgtgataagtagaccgactcctgcctacatctactactattactccacacatcgaccgctatccagcatgcatctagaatattaagttcataagaacggagtaacaccttaatcaagatgacatgatgtagagggataaactcaagcaatatgatataaaccccatcgttttatccttaatgTCAACAATACGATACGTGCCTCGctgccccttctatcactgggagaggacaccgcaagattgaacccatcacaaagcacttctcccattgcaagaaaaaccaatctagttggccaaaccaaatcgatagatcGAAGAGAATTACTAAGCTTTCTCAATCATGCataaagagttcagagaagactcaaataatattcatagataatctgatcataaatccacgaTTCAtgggatctcaacaaacgcaccacaaaagaagattacatcgaatagatctccaagaacatagaggagaacattgtattgaagatcaaagagagacaacaagccatctagctaatagctatggacctttaggtccgtggtaaactactcatgcttcatcggaagggcagcaaggttgatgtagaggccctccgtgatcgaatccccctccggcggagtgacGGAAAAGGCCCCAttatgggatctcacgggaacagaagcttgcagcggcggaaagtatttttggtgtgccctctagTGTAGGGGGAATATTTGAGGatttatagtgcaaagattaGGGCCAAAAgggctacgaggggcccacaagccagggggcgcgcccccacggcTTGTGGCCGCCTCGTAGGTCTTCTGGCCTCCTCTACAAGTCTCATGAgtttcttctggtccaagaaaaatcaccataaagtttgattccgtttggactccgtttgatattccttttgtgtaaatgtcaaaaacaaggaaaaacagaaactggcacttggcactaggttaataagttagtcccaacaaataatataaaatagcatattaatgcatataaacatccaaaacagataatataatagcatggaacaataaaaaattatagatacgttggagacatatcacataTCATCGATACGATAACGACCTCACATTGCGATCATggattatatgcatgttgtaggGAGCAATGTGCTTTCGCGCGTGAAACTAATCATGCACACACTGCCAGAAGAGCCCCCCTCTGCTCCTGCCTACAAAATTCGCCGATATGACCAATCATGCATCGCACAACATCTCATACTTCATGGCCAAGTACCCCGCCATCCTTCATAGTCTAAAAAAATTACATGGCGTTCGATTAAGCTCAATGGAATTTGACCGGACACCTACCGGGTGTGGTGTCTGTCATGTATGACGTCGAGGGGCGGAGGTCCGGCAATGCCTGTGCGCCAGCCGTAGAGGTACAAGGGCGGCGACGGAGGAGAAGGATGCAAAGCAAGGGGGGAATGATGGATTGAAAGAAAATGGGACCGGGAGGGTGGATTTAGTGGGCTGGTGGTGTCGAAGTCCTACGTGGCTGCTGTCCGGACTCCCGTAAAACCCCTAAACTTTGCTTCCACTTCGCGGAGAAAAGTGCGGCCGAACTGCTCGACGGGCCGATACAGATCGGCGCTGAATGATGACCGCGTGATCCGAAGAACATATGTGGACTGTTTAAGGGTcgacgttggagatgcccttaacAGACATAAAACAAGTAGGATGGTCGAAACTGGAACAGGAAATGAAGGTCCTAGTCCCGCACCAGCAACAGGAAAACCCGCACGGTGCAGGATCTCCATCCCACGAGAAAAAGAATGGTTTTTTCATATCGACCATGAATACTAAACAACATCGCATCTACTTTTTAAAGCATCTACAAACCGGACTCATATCCAACTCAAACGTTCGGTCGGGCTGTCCGGTTAGTGTTCTGCCATCCAACAGGACTTTTCATATATAATCCAAATGTTCAGACTAACTGGCACTCCCTATACTCGGTCCATATCTAGGATGGATATAGAAACGCCCAGACCCGTTCGACATATCGGATCCGGCTCACTATGGCCTACCCGACTCCACATAAATTGACCACTATCGACACTCCAGAGAAAACCCTACCTGCATTAATTCCAGTTCACTCCCCACTCCCCTTCAGTCCACTCTCCTCCGCCCACAGACTTTGGCCATCTCCCGCCTTCTTTGATATGGCGGGCAGCGGATCCGAGTCCTACACCTCCCGATCTGTTGACTCGAAGCTCATCCCATGTGACCCCGAGGAGGAGATGGTCGTCCGCCTTGCGCTCCGCCGCTCTCGAGAGGAGTCCACCCGACGGCAGCGCTCAGGCTCCATCCGGCGGGAATCCATCTCGTCCACCAAATGGCGCATGGATCCAACCCCAGGGTAGGTTTGGCTGCCTCGCTGATGGCGGTGTGGTCTGTCTGGTGTCCGAACATCGTGGCAAATGCGCAGCCCCTCCGTTGACGCGTGGATTCGGGCCACTACACTTTAGACGCAAACATTTTCGCGACGTGCCCGCCGTGTAAGGCAGCGTGTGCGGAAGGCCACGATGGATGTCGGCAAGGCAGAGTCGCACTCTCGGGCGCCGCATATAGTGCCCGACAAACCCTTGTCGCCGCAACCGCGTCATGATGGATGTGGGCGGCTCTGACCATGAGGGATCCATCACCAACCTTACATCCACCGGCGACGTGCAGGGCATGGCCTCTGACAAGCAAGAGTGGGGCGTGAGAGATGGCACTACCTCGAGTACCATGAGTAGGTGCGTGTCGCATGTCCTACTCTAGCTCACCGGCGACTAGACAAACATTTGAGCGGACGCAGCCAACCTTCGGACATGGGGATGACCGAGGTGCACTGGCTTCGCTTTACTGACCGGCGCGCTCATTGTCCTCAGCACAGCCGGGAACGAACTAGCCGTGCAGGTGATGATCGACCCACGAGACCATGGGGCCGGCAGCGTCAGATCGGATCAACTCGAGTACCTACCATACGGCTGTGCGCGGACCGGCGTTACGCAGCAAACGTGCACAGTACACTACCGGTGTCGAACTGCCGCGAGCCACTGGACAGCGCTGTCCAGTGGAGGCTGCAACCGCGGAGCAGCGCACGGTAACTTCGCCATTACTCTACTGCGTACGTACAAGAGCAGCAGACGCCTGGGCCCCGATGATGggcgaggcgcactcggggaagGCCTCACCTCCCGGGCCCGGCCGCGGAGGTCCCAGCTTCCCAGGCTCTCTCGTAAAAACCGCACCCTCGTGGCTGACATATGGGGCCCGGCGGCCGTGGGACCCGCATTCCGTGTGTGTGAGGTGAAGTTCGCTCGTCGGCGAGCGCCCGGTGCGCACGAGGAGGGGTCGGCGTCAATGCACGGAAAGCGAGCGTGTGCGGACAGTGCGCGCAGGTGGCTACTTCTCGCCGCGGCGCCACAACACGCTCGGCCAGAAATCACATATTTGCAGAAATCACATATTTAAACTAAGGgcgaaatcaaatcacaaactGGTCTGCTTTCGAAAAAATTTCACTCTCCTGATCCTTTCCTGTGACGCCCGACAGCGAGGCGCCGCACACTACTATGCAGCGCCCTTCCCTTAGACGTCGCACATCCAGCCAGCGTGGCAGCCCTAGGCCAGTTTGCGGCCCCACAGACAGCAGTGCAGCGCCTATGGCTTGGGCGCTGCACATTGGCTTAAGCCGCATCGGGCcaggccccccccccccccccaggcagTTCTTCCCCCTCTGAGGAAGTTGCTCTCTGTAcagagagcggcggcggcgcccccttcggatcccccccccccacccctctCAGATCTGAAGTTTTGAGGCCCGGATTCGATCTTCAATCCCTCCTACTAGGTAAACTCCtccgttccctttcttttcctccgTTAATTCGTTGCATTTTTATGGATTTGCCCAAGATTAGGTGGAACCTTTGATTTGCTTGGTTTGGATCTTTGTTTGCCCAAGATTAGGTTGAACCTTTGatcccccccccacacacactataTGATTCTTATTAGTGAAACGTAGATTGTATATTTTTTTTTAGATATATATGAGATGCCTAGTTTTGTAGATAATTATGAGATGTTGAGTTTTGTAGCTATATGTGAGATGTTGATTTTTTTTAGATATATATTAAATGTTGAGTTTATTTGAAATATGAGATGTTGATTTACTTGAACACATATGACATACTAGATATATATATGAGAATTTACAATCATTTGAGATGAACTCATATATGTTTATTTGAGATGAACTCATATATGTTTATTGTTTGAACTTTGtaaggatggtttggcttctcgacAATGCCATTGACACACAACACCGGGCCTACATGATGCGCGAGAAGGGGCTGGTAATAATGAGTAATCTAAATATTTAGCAAATTTGCCTTTAGTTGAAATTGGCATGCCCTAAGATTTGTCATTACTTATTTTTTGCAGAAGCTTGAACCTCTGAAGATTCGGTATCACGGGGTCTCTGGTCCTGCCATGCCTTACGATGAGCGGTACACACCGTACATCAAGCAGGCAGGACTACTCCCGTGGATTCAGTTGGTCAGCCGGTCGACGCCGAATCTGAACGCTCCACTGGTGTCCGCTCTTGCTGATCGGTGGAGGCCGGAGACGCACAGTTTCCATCTTCGGActggggagatgaccgtgacgctcGAGGATGTCTCGTTGATCACCGGTCTTGCTATCGACGGGATGCCTCTCTGTATGAGCACTGATTCTGATGGATGGCGCGAGCAGATGATTGCTCTTATCGGTAAGGCTCCTACCGAGGCTGAGGCTGATGTAGAGGAGGGAGAAGAGCcgaagaagaaggaaaggaaagcAGTCGGAGCTGCTTTCACGTGGATTCAAGCAAACTTTGCGCATTGCCCTGCGGATGCCACTGATGATGTGATACAGACACATGCTCGTGTCTATATGTGGTACGTTGTCTCGAGGACTTTGTTTCCTGACTCCACGGGCAAGAAcgctccatggatgtggctgaaggcgttgaccgtcttcgatagcaaatggagttggggttcAGCGACTCTTGCGTACTTGTACCGACAGGTAGTTGGTTTGTTTTGTTATCAACTCATTTGTTCATTACCAATGCAACCTTGCTGTCAACTTAACATTGTTTTTCTTTCATATGCAACTGAACGATGCGTGTTGCAGGATCACAGATAGGGCAAGCATTGGTGGTAATATGCTTCTACTTTCTGTATGGAGCTGTGAGCGTCTGCCTGTTGGACGCCCGAAGAGCGTCAGGTTTAATCCTTGgtatgaagatgaagatgacgaCTTACGGCgccccacttgggcttacaagtgggatgtggATTCCGAGATGACGAACGATGTCAATCTCATGTACCAAAAGTACATTGCCGAGTTGGACACGATTACGCCTGAGCAGGTAAAGAGGTCATTACTTCAGTCATTCTCATGCTTGCCTGGAAAAAAGTCACCAATTTTGCATTGTTGCCCTATTTCATAGGTGGAATGGCAGCCATATGGCGCCGATGACAGACTTGGGTACACCCCGGAGTTTTCCATCAACCCGATGTGCTTGCGGGATAGGGATCTCTGGCTTATGcggtgcccactgatatgcaactgggcTATTGAGTTTCATTTGCCACATCGCGTGTTTCGTCAGTTTGGTCTGTTCCAGCCTCACCCGCCGGAATGGGTGGATACGGACAAAGCACTTCATAGGTAAGAGAGCGTATTGACTAAGCATCGTCAGTCCTTCTTGATTTTGCTAATGTTTGGTATTGTACCATGCAGGTTGGACAGGAGAAGGCAGCGAAAGATAAAGGACTGGGACAAGCATCATGCTTCGTATGTTACCCGCTTCCAGCTTTGCGTGGAGCAAGCTCGTAGCAGTGCACGCGCCCAGCTTCGTGAGCATAACCCACTTGCTTTTGATAACTACATACGATGGCTTCTTGAAAATACTCGAGTTGAGATATGCCCGCCGGCATATAATGA
The Aegilops tauschii subsp. strangulata cultivar AL8/78 chromosome 3, Aet v6.0, whole genome shotgun sequence genome window above contains:
- the LOC109759245 gene encoding uncharacterized protein — encoded protein: MQLNDACCRITDRASIGGNMLLLSVWSCERLPVGRPKSVRFNPWYEDEDDDLRRPTWAYKWDVDSEMTNDVNLMYQKYIAELDTITPEQVEWQPYGADDRLGYTPEFSINPMCLRDRDLWLMRCPLICNWAIEFHLPHRVFRQFGLFQPHPPEWVDTDKALHRLDRRRQRKIKDWDKHHASYVTRFQLCVEQARSSARAQLREHNPLAFDNYIRWLLENTRVEICPPAYNEDILEEPVNFEDLSKGKYNRDVRVGQGVPAVPVINYVRTEIKKAADESQSILENTPVGKGNDDGSLRAFLKRQARKLRQLSNLLGCRDPEFDEPSASRSRTPSDPSSHHQGDDVSSSYAYLDDEGAVTQEGHDIDDDMTLADAQLRSPYVFKPRQPRRRYTPNDFDNKGNPKVVVGTSRMASLDHQAEEEVQEEEARPPRKKKIVCRRGTRNTCGKH